The proteins below come from a single Indicator indicator isolate 239-I01 chromosome 12, UM_Iind_1.1, whole genome shotgun sequence genomic window:
- the SLC30A8 gene encoding proton-coupled zinc antiporter SLC30A8 has translation MAATKGLERACLVSERDTKKYSLALDRMSWHQKNLNEERQQQEAEVTEANPAYHCHGYSQAYEIRKREQQQARRKLCLASVICIFFMIAEITGGQIAGSLAVITDAAHVLVDLTSFLLSLFSLWLASKPPTKQLTFGWHRAEILGALMSMMIIWMVTGVLAYLASMRLLHPNYNIDATVMLITSACAVLANILLSLILHQTSHGHSHGTQAREGMLSPLEKPALSNASLRAAFVHAIGDLFQSISVLISALIIFFKPEYKIADPICTFVFSIFVLATTITILRDILIVLMEGTSKGLGYDAVKARILAVEKVESVHNLHLWSLTMNQTILSAHVATADTANSQKILRDITQALFEHYSFHSITIQIEWGGDQNHDCAFCQEPSH, from the exons GATGAGCTGGCATCAGAAGAATTTAAAtgaagagaggcagcagcaggaagcagaagtTACTGAAGCTAATCCAGCATATCACTGTCACGGCTACTCACAGGCCTATGAGATCAGAAAAAGGGAGCAGCAACAagccaggaggaagctctgTTTAGCATCAGTAATTTGCATCTTCTTCATGATTGCTGAGATT ACAGGTGGGCAGATCGCTGGGAGCCTGGCGGTGATCACTGACGCGGCACACGTGCTTGTGGACCTGACAAGcttcctcctcagcctcttctcgcTGTGGCTTGCCTCCAAACCTCCCACCAAGCAGTTAACTTTTGGGTGGCACCGAGCAG AAATTCTGGGAGCTTTGATGTCTATGATGATCATTTGGATGGTGACTGGTGTGTTGGCATATTTGGCTAGTATGAGGCTACTACACCCCAATTACAATATTGATGCTACAGTGATGCTCATTACCTctgcttgtgctgtgctggccAACATCCT ACTGAGCCTGATTCTGCACCAGACCAGCCATGGGCACAGCCACGGGACACAGGCCAGGGAAGGCATGTTGTCCCCTCTGGAAAAGCCAGCTCTGAGCAATGCCAGTTTGCGGGCAGCCTTCGTGCATGCCATCGGAGATCTGTTCCAGAGCATTAGTGTGCTGATTAGTGCACTTATCATCTTCTTTAAG CCGGAATACAAAATAGCTGATCCAATCTGCACCTTTGTGTTTTCCATCTTTGTTTTGGCAACGACCATCACCATTTTAAGGGACATTTTGATTGTGTTAATGGAAG GAACATCAAAAGGACTTGGTTATGATGCAGTGAAAGCAAGAATTTTAGCAGTTGAGAAAGTGGAGTCTGTTCACAACCTTCATCTTTGGTCTCTGACAATGAATCAGACTATTCTATCTGCTCATGTTGCCACAG CAGACACAGCGAACAGCCAGAAGATTTTGAGAGATATTACCCAAGCCCTGTTTGAGCACTACAGCTTCCACTCCATCACCATTCAGATTGAATGGGGAGGAGATCAGAACCATGACTGTGCCTTCTGCCAAGAGCCCAGCCATTAA